A single Vespula vulgaris chromosome 3, iyVesVulg1.1, whole genome shotgun sequence DNA region contains:
- the LOC127062469 gene encoding uncharacterized protein LOC127062469 isoform X2 yields the protein MCERLCLSNKRANIFSREYLTNKNLSIMTDNEPEINNVCLRKEGQWKTRTNHSTSSSNSNSSNSFIYVAVEEVSAVSEWESVTKDAITESIRVNSVSQKYCSSKSKDSWYLKLKREILKSLRNKIYPVAIAGLQ from the exons ATGTGCGAACGATTGTGTTTATCTAACAAACgtgcaaatatattttcgaggGAATATTTGACGAATAAAAACTTGTCGATCATGACCGACAATGAGCCCGAAATAAACAACGTTTGTTTACGTAAGGAAGGACAATGGAAAACGAGAACAAATCATTCGACCTCTTCGTCCAATTCGAACTCTTcgaattcgtttatttatgtAGCCGTGGAAGAAGTATCGGCAGTATCGGAATGGGAGTCGGTGACGAAGGACGCGATCACGGAGAGTATTCGAGTTAACAGTGTTTCGCAAAAATACTGCAGTTCTAAAAGTAAAGATTCGTGGTATTTGAAACTGAAACGTGAGATATTGAAGAGTCTACGGAATAAGATTTATCCGGTTGCTATAGCTGG TCTACAGTAA
- the LOC127062469 gene encoding uncharacterized protein LOC127062469 isoform X1, protein MCERLCLSNKRANIFSREYLTNKNLSIMTDNEPEINNVCLRKEGQWKTRTNHSTSSSNSNSSNSFIYVAVEEVSAVSEWESVTKDAITESIRVNSVSQKYCSSKSKDSWYLKLKREILKSLRNKIYPVAIAGDHLRSKDSIALTCSFYRRNCQPALLIAFPHGKSIYLYVSFLLVFLRKENLTCVRLKKIKDRSAFLLARNITVHPRKKKRMK, encoded by the exons ATGTGCGAACGATTGTGTTTATCTAACAAACgtgcaaatatattttcgaggGAATATTTGACGAATAAAAACTTGTCGATCATGACCGACAATGAGCCCGAAATAAACAACGTTTGTTTACGTAAGGAAGGACAATGGAAAACGAGAACAAATCATTCGACCTCTTCGTCCAATTCGAACTCTTcgaattcgtttatttatgtAGCCGTGGAAGAAGTATCGGCAGTATCGGAATGGGAGTCGGTGACGAAGGACGCGATCACGGAGAGTATTCGAGTTAACAGTGTTTCGCAAAAATACTGCAGTTCTAAAAGTAAAGATTCGTGGTATTTGAAACTGAAACGTGAGATATTGAAGAGTCTACGGAATAAGATTTATCCGGTTGCTATAGCTGG TGATCATCTGCGGAGTAAAGACAGTATTGCCTTGACGTGTTCGTTCTATCGGCGCAACTGTCAGCCGGCACTTCTCATTGCATTTCCTCACGGAAAATCGATATACCTGTACGTATCGTTTCTCCTAGTATTCTTACGAAAGGAAAATCTAACGTGCGTTCGTCTTAAAAAAATCAAGGATCGTTCCGCATTTTTGTTGGCACGAAACATAACGGTACAcccaagaaagaaaaagagaatgaaataa
- the LOC127062466 gene encoding trypsin-3-like isoform X1, protein MLWTIVFICLICSPTGRNEQEMHNVKPRIIGGYRINIRSRPFMVSLHDELNDFQCGANILSRRWVITALHCFNSIDQNYYYIRAGSNYTDHGGTLHRVTPPFRFSSMIQPIGLPNNNKIPRRLYVSGWGHSSLNSNSHRILMTVNIPYVPFKACVNSVPLYKLLVRRDRHLCYGRRGKDSCYGDSGGPLADVRTIYGIVSFGHNCGEVSGVYAKIFYYREWIKIITKL, encoded by the exons atGCTTTGGACCATCGTTTTCATTTGCTTAATAT GTTCTCCTACTGGACGTAACGAACAAGAAATGCATAATGTTAAGCCTAGAATTATCGGAGGATATCGTATTAATATCAGATCGCGTCCATTTATG gTATCTCTTCATGacgaattaaatgattttcaatGCGGAGCAAATATATTGTCAAGAAGATGGGTGATTACTGCGCTTCATTGTTT TAATTCCATAGATCAAAACTATTATTACATTCGTGCAGGCTCAAATTATACCGATCACGGTGGAACATTACAcaga GTTACACCACCCTTTCGATTCTCTTCGATGATTCAACCGATTGGTTTACCGAACAACAATAAAATACCACGTAGACTTTACGTTTCTGGCTGGGGACATTCTTCTttgaac agtaACTCTCATCGTATTCTGATGACTGTGAACATTCCTTACGTTCCATTTAAAGCCTGTGTCAACTCTGTACCATTGTATAAATTACTCGTTAGAAGGGATCGTCATCTCTGTTACGGTAGACGCGGCAAGGATTCATGCTACGGAGATTCCGGCGGTCCATTGGCTGATGTTCGCACGATTTATGGCATCGTATCCTTTGGCCATAATTGCGGCGAGGTTTCTGGAGTTTACGCAAAAATCTTTTACTATCGTGAATGGATCaagattattacaaaattataa
- the LOC127062466 gene encoding trypsin 5G1-like isoform X2, protein MRSKYIVKKMGDYCASFNSIDQNYYYIRAGSNYTDHGGTLHRVKKIYAYNETIYPYWSTKIYYHDIALFKVTPPFRFSSMIQPIGLPNNNKIPRRLYVSGWGHSSLNSNSHRILMTVNIPYVPFKACVNSVPLYKLLVRRDRHLCYGRRGKDSCYGDSGGPLADVRTIYGIVSFGHNCGEVSGVYAKIFYYREWIKIITKL, encoded by the exons atGCGGAGCAAATATATTGTCAAGAAGATGGGTGATTACTGCGCTTCATT TAATTCCATAGATCAAAACTATTATTACATTCGTGCAGGCTCAAATTATACCGATCACGGTGGAACATTACAcagagttaaaaaaatttatgctTATAATGAGACGATCTATCCATACTGGTctacgaaaatatattatcacgATATTGCCCTTTTCAAGGTTACACCACCCTTTCGATTCTCTTCGATGATTCAACCGATTGGTTTACCGAACAACAATAAAATACCACGTAGACTTTACGTTTCTGGCTGGGGACATTCTTCTttgaac agtaACTCTCATCGTATTCTGATGACTGTGAACATTCCTTACGTTCCATTTAAAGCCTGTGTCAACTCTGTACCATTGTATAAATTACTCGTTAGAAGGGATCGTCATCTCTGTTACGGTAGACGCGGCAAGGATTCATGCTACGGAGATTCCGGCGGTCCATTGGCTGATGTTCGCACGATTTATGGCATCGTATCCTTTGGCCATAATTGCGGCGAGGTTTCTGGAGTTTACGCAAAAATCTTTTACTATCGTGAATGGATCaagattattacaaaattataa
- the LOC127062458 gene encoding uncharacterized protein LOC127062458 isoform X3, which produces MIFASSNTRQLKSWTNDSLKTFISSKQVNPAERAIENFLTKLAGPISGPIALRSTSNEKYGLQRTISEVCHVVRRNLMNFAETCGLTSTVHRYKQNSAIHNIKSNDWLPEVLLRGSLLLHDLGGITEEVTSFINHYLYRHNLGLSKNKVSNATENPRFLGTIDDLSEFSDRLCDCTKSKTRNSRNRISILSKALANLAKDSPKHTLRVLGSRLEVALANGSSNSGSSLGQLHVLFCNLVSNSSGRLNRDCITEFKDLSECLFTQKRNSTKRSNNGINNHKDFLRNHWLSGIEDISNCIAVFDDDGNANVKCKTRRRIPKDPTRRIKYVYESLLGQRLSKRSPLHRVASNLGNVLSTTPWGKQLIDETSYYLSIYQDGVKKINRLSKLQKRNEKAAAKYKKVSKSLALYKRGLLLKTLEAIDNIHRTMIEFEKIVVNGIKTAMNENWYGHLRILSCVSDWMTKLFLFYDYEKEKKNETILSTTSQPFLSIESDENSYELSDLLSDEEDDSEYEETALITTKKAMKEAADKSFEKLIRSMNRVNVRTAYEKSILVNLANNLLLTAMFMETIGFISVLFSLGNANKEEMNSFEIRDKRSQKRKRRSLIFEDNPRNRIDLSQNEDMSFQMETLRKMMFMYDDKK; this is translated from the exons ATGATCTTTGCAAGTAGTAACACTCGTCAATTGAAATCATGGACTAACGATTCGTTGAAGACATTTATAAGTTCCAAACAGGTGAATCCAGCTGAACGAgcgattgaaaattttttaacaaaattagcTGGCCCGATATCAGGACCGATAGCTCTACGAAGTACttctaatgaaaaatatggCCTTCAACGAACGATTTCCGAAGTTTGCCACGTGGTACgaagaaatttaatgaattttgcTGAAACCTGTGGATTAACGTCAACCGTTCatcgatataaacaaaattcgGCTATTCATAATATCAAATCTAACGATTGGCTCCCCGAAGTTTTACTTCGAGGTTCATTATTACTACATGATTTAGGAGGAATCACAGAAGAAGTGACGTCTTTCATTAATCATTATCTTTATAGACACAATCTCGGtctatctaaaaataaa GTGTCAAATGCAACAGAAAATCCTCGATTTTTAGGAACGATCGATGATCTTTCAGAGTTCAGTGATCGATTATGCGATTGCACGAAATCGAAAACAAGGAACAGTCGAAACCGAATCTCTATTCTCAGCAAAGCTCTTGCTAACTTGGCAAAGGATTCACCTAAACATACTCTGAGAGTTCTTGGATCTCGTTTGGAGGTTGCTTTAGCGAACGGTTCATCGAATAGTGGTTCATCTCTAGGTCAACTACACGTTCTCTTTTGTAACCTTGTTTCCAATAGCTCTGGTCGTTTAAATCGTGATTGTATCACGGAATTCAAAGATCTTAGTGAGTGTCTGTTTACTCAGAAACGTAATTCTACAAAGCGTTCGAATAACGGGATCAATAATCATAAGGATTTCCTGAGAAATCATTGGTTAAGCGGAATCGAAGATATAAGTAATTGCATCGCTGTGTTCGATGACGATGGAAATGCGAATGTAAAGTGTAAAACGAGACGAAGAATACCTAAAGATCCTACTCGTCGAATAAAATACGTTTATGAGAGTCTATTAGGGCAAAGATTATCAAAAAGATCACCTTTGCATCGAGTTGCGAGTAATCTAGGCAATGTTCTTTCGACGACGCCTTGGGGTAAGCAACTCATCGATGAGACAAGTTATTATCTTTCGATTTATCAAGATGGAGTCAAGAAGATCAACAGATTGTCGAAACttcaaaagagaaatgaaaaagcaGCTGCAAA atataaaaaagtatctaAATCTTTGGCATTGTATAAAAGAGGTTTACTCTTGAAAACGTTGGAAGCGATCGATAATATTCATCGCACGATGATCGAATTCGAGAAGATCGTTGTGAACGGAATTAAAACGGCGATGAACGAGAATTGGTACGGTCATCTTCGAATTTTGAGCTGTGTTTCCGATTGGATGACGaagctttttttattctacgattacgaaaaagaaaagaaaaatgagacgATATTGTCGACCACCTCGCAGCCTTTTTTGTCGATAGAATCGGATGAAAATTCTTATGAATTATCCGATCTATTATCCGATGAAGAAGATGATAGCGAATATGAAGAAACTGCTTTAATTACGACGAAAAAag CGATGAAAGAAGCTGCGgataaatctttcgaaaagttaattcgatcgatgaatcgTGTAAACGTCCGCACGGCGTACGAGAAAAGCATCCTGGTTAATCTCGCGAATAATTTATTGCTAACGGCTATGTTCATGGAAACTATCGGTTTCATTTCTGTGTTGTTCTCTCTCGGGAATGCTAATAAAGAGGAAAtgaattcgttcgaaataagAGACAAACGGTCACAAAAACGCAAACGTAGATCCTTGATCTTCGAAGATAATCCacgaaatcgaatcgatttatcgCAAAATGAAGATATGTCTTTTCAAATGGAAACGCTTCGAAAAATGATGTTTATgtacgacgataaaaaataa
- the LOC127062458 gene encoding uncharacterized protein LOC127062458 isoform X1 produces the protein MTFICNISNVLIENRSNSSTGKAIKDERVFFKRSSFVNMRSKRILFFLCLGSLTSMIFASSNTRQLKSWTNDSLKTFISSKQVNPAERAIENFLTKLAGPISGPIALRSTSNEKYGLQRTISEVCHVVRRNLMNFAETCGLTSTVHRYKQNSAIHNIKSNDWLPEVLLRGSLLLHDLGGITEEVTSFINHYLYRHNLGLSKNKVSNATENPRFLGTIDDLSEFSDRLCDCTKSKTRNSRNRISILSKALANLAKDSPKHTLRVLGSRLEVALANGSSNSGSSLGQLHVLFCNLVSNSSGRLNRDCITEFKDLSECLFTQKRNSTKRSNNGINNHKDFLRNHWLSGIEDISNCIAVFDDDGNANVKCKTRRRIPKDPTRRIKYVYESLLGQRLSKRSPLHRVASNLGNVLSTTPWGKQLIDETSYYLSIYQDGVKKINRLSKLQKRNEKAAAKYKKVSKSLALYKRGLLLKTLEAIDNIHRTMIEFEKIVVNGIKTAMNENWYGHLRILSCVSDWMTKLFLFYDYEKEKKNETILSTTSQPFLSIESDENSYELSDLLSDEEDDSEYEETALITTKKAMKEAADKSFEKLIRSMNRVNVRTAYEKSILVNLANNLLLTAMFMETIGFISVLFSLGNANKEEMNSFEIRDKRSQKRKRRSLIFEDNPRNRIDLSQNEDMSFQMETLRKMMFMYDDKK, from the exons atgacgttcatttgtaatatttcaaaCGTGCTTATCGAAAATCGTTCCAATTCATCGACTGGAAAAGctataaaagatgaaagagtATTTTTTAAGAGATCCAGTTTTGTCAACATGCGTTCCAAGagaattctcttctttttatgtcTCG ggAGTCTGACGTCGATGATCTTTGCAAGTAGTAACACTCGTCAATTGAAATCATGGACTAACGATTCGTTGAAGACATTTATAAGTTCCAAACAGGTGAATCCAGCTGAACGAgcgattgaaaattttttaacaaaattagcTGGCCCGATATCAGGACCGATAGCTCTACGAAGTACttctaatgaaaaatatggCCTTCAACGAACGATTTCCGAAGTTTGCCACGTGGTACgaagaaatttaatgaattttgcTGAAACCTGTGGATTAACGTCAACCGTTCatcgatataaacaaaattcgGCTATTCATAATATCAAATCTAACGATTGGCTCCCCGAAGTTTTACTTCGAGGTTCATTATTACTACATGATTTAGGAGGAATCACAGAAGAAGTGACGTCTTTCATTAATCATTATCTTTATAGACACAATCTCGGtctatctaaaaataaa GTGTCAAATGCAACAGAAAATCCTCGATTTTTAGGAACGATCGATGATCTTTCAGAGTTCAGTGATCGATTATGCGATTGCACGAAATCGAAAACAAGGAACAGTCGAAACCGAATCTCTATTCTCAGCAAAGCTCTTGCTAACTTGGCAAAGGATTCACCTAAACATACTCTGAGAGTTCTTGGATCTCGTTTGGAGGTTGCTTTAGCGAACGGTTCATCGAATAGTGGTTCATCTCTAGGTCAACTACACGTTCTCTTTTGTAACCTTGTTTCCAATAGCTCTGGTCGTTTAAATCGTGATTGTATCACGGAATTCAAAGATCTTAGTGAGTGTCTGTTTACTCAGAAACGTAATTCTACAAAGCGTTCGAATAACGGGATCAATAATCATAAGGATTTCCTGAGAAATCATTGGTTAAGCGGAATCGAAGATATAAGTAATTGCATCGCTGTGTTCGATGACGATGGAAATGCGAATGTAAAGTGTAAAACGAGACGAAGAATACCTAAAGATCCTACTCGTCGAATAAAATACGTTTATGAGAGTCTATTAGGGCAAAGATTATCAAAAAGATCACCTTTGCATCGAGTTGCGAGTAATCTAGGCAATGTTCTTTCGACGACGCCTTGGGGTAAGCAACTCATCGATGAGACAAGTTATTATCTTTCGATTTATCAAGATGGAGTCAAGAAGATCAACAGATTGTCGAAACttcaaaagagaaatgaaaaagcaGCTGCAAA atataaaaaagtatctaAATCTTTGGCATTGTATAAAAGAGGTTTACTCTTGAAAACGTTGGAAGCGATCGATAATATTCATCGCACGATGATCGAATTCGAGAAGATCGTTGTGAACGGAATTAAAACGGCGATGAACGAGAATTGGTACGGTCATCTTCGAATTTTGAGCTGTGTTTCCGATTGGATGACGaagctttttttattctacgattacgaaaaagaaaagaaaaatgagacgATATTGTCGACCACCTCGCAGCCTTTTTTGTCGATAGAATCGGATGAAAATTCTTATGAATTATCCGATCTATTATCCGATGAAGAAGATGATAGCGAATATGAAGAAACTGCTTTAATTACGACGAAAAAag CGATGAAAGAAGCTGCGgataaatctttcgaaaagttaattcgatcgatgaatcgTGTAAACGTCCGCACGGCGTACGAGAAAAGCATCCTGGTTAATCTCGCGAATAATTTATTGCTAACGGCTATGTTCATGGAAACTATCGGTTTCATTTCTGTGTTGTTCTCTCTCGGGAATGCTAATAAAGAGGAAAtgaattcgttcgaaataagAGACAAACGGTCACAAAAACGCAAACGTAGATCCTTGATCTTCGAAGATAATCCacgaaatcgaatcgatttatcgCAAAATGAAGATATGTCTTTTCAAATGGAAACGCTTCGAAAAATGATGTTTATgtacgacgataaaaaataa
- the LOC127062458 gene encoding uncharacterized protein LOC127062458 isoform X2, translating to MRSKRILFFLCLGSLTSMIFASSNTRQLKSWTNDSLKTFISSKQVNPAERAIENFLTKLAGPISGPIALRSTSNEKYGLQRTISEVCHVVRRNLMNFAETCGLTSTVHRYKQNSAIHNIKSNDWLPEVLLRGSLLLHDLGGITEEVTSFINHYLYRHNLGLSKNKVSNATENPRFLGTIDDLSEFSDRLCDCTKSKTRNSRNRISILSKALANLAKDSPKHTLRVLGSRLEVALANGSSNSGSSLGQLHVLFCNLVSNSSGRLNRDCITEFKDLSECLFTQKRNSTKRSNNGINNHKDFLRNHWLSGIEDISNCIAVFDDDGNANVKCKTRRRIPKDPTRRIKYVYESLLGQRLSKRSPLHRVASNLGNVLSTTPWGKQLIDETSYYLSIYQDGVKKINRLSKLQKRNEKAAAKYKKVSKSLALYKRGLLLKTLEAIDNIHRTMIEFEKIVVNGIKTAMNENWYGHLRILSCVSDWMTKLFLFYDYEKEKKNETILSTTSQPFLSIESDENSYELSDLLSDEEDDSEYEETALITTKKAMKEAADKSFEKLIRSMNRVNVRTAYEKSILVNLANNLLLTAMFMETIGFISVLFSLGNANKEEMNSFEIRDKRSQKRKRRSLIFEDNPRNRIDLSQNEDMSFQMETLRKMMFMYDDKK from the exons ATGCGTTCCAAGagaattctcttctttttatgtcTCG ggAGTCTGACGTCGATGATCTTTGCAAGTAGTAACACTCGTCAATTGAAATCATGGACTAACGATTCGTTGAAGACATTTATAAGTTCCAAACAGGTGAATCCAGCTGAACGAgcgattgaaaattttttaacaaaattagcTGGCCCGATATCAGGACCGATAGCTCTACGAAGTACttctaatgaaaaatatggCCTTCAACGAACGATTTCCGAAGTTTGCCACGTGGTACgaagaaatttaatgaattttgcTGAAACCTGTGGATTAACGTCAACCGTTCatcgatataaacaaaattcgGCTATTCATAATATCAAATCTAACGATTGGCTCCCCGAAGTTTTACTTCGAGGTTCATTATTACTACATGATTTAGGAGGAATCACAGAAGAAGTGACGTCTTTCATTAATCATTATCTTTATAGACACAATCTCGGtctatctaaaaataaa GTGTCAAATGCAACAGAAAATCCTCGATTTTTAGGAACGATCGATGATCTTTCAGAGTTCAGTGATCGATTATGCGATTGCACGAAATCGAAAACAAGGAACAGTCGAAACCGAATCTCTATTCTCAGCAAAGCTCTTGCTAACTTGGCAAAGGATTCACCTAAACATACTCTGAGAGTTCTTGGATCTCGTTTGGAGGTTGCTTTAGCGAACGGTTCATCGAATAGTGGTTCATCTCTAGGTCAACTACACGTTCTCTTTTGTAACCTTGTTTCCAATAGCTCTGGTCGTTTAAATCGTGATTGTATCACGGAATTCAAAGATCTTAGTGAGTGTCTGTTTACTCAGAAACGTAATTCTACAAAGCGTTCGAATAACGGGATCAATAATCATAAGGATTTCCTGAGAAATCATTGGTTAAGCGGAATCGAAGATATAAGTAATTGCATCGCTGTGTTCGATGACGATGGAAATGCGAATGTAAAGTGTAAAACGAGACGAAGAATACCTAAAGATCCTACTCGTCGAATAAAATACGTTTATGAGAGTCTATTAGGGCAAAGATTATCAAAAAGATCACCTTTGCATCGAGTTGCGAGTAATCTAGGCAATGTTCTTTCGACGACGCCTTGGGGTAAGCAACTCATCGATGAGACAAGTTATTATCTTTCGATTTATCAAGATGGAGTCAAGAAGATCAACAGATTGTCGAAACttcaaaagagaaatgaaaaagcaGCTGCAAA atataaaaaagtatctaAATCTTTGGCATTGTATAAAAGAGGTTTACTCTTGAAAACGTTGGAAGCGATCGATAATATTCATCGCACGATGATCGAATTCGAGAAGATCGTTGTGAACGGAATTAAAACGGCGATGAACGAGAATTGGTACGGTCATCTTCGAATTTTGAGCTGTGTTTCCGATTGGATGACGaagctttttttattctacgattacgaaaaagaaaagaaaaatgagacgATATTGTCGACCACCTCGCAGCCTTTTTTGTCGATAGAATCGGATGAAAATTCTTATGAATTATCCGATCTATTATCCGATGAAGAAGATGATAGCGAATATGAAGAAACTGCTTTAATTACGACGAAAAAag CGATGAAAGAAGCTGCGgataaatctttcgaaaagttaattcgatcgatgaatcgTGTAAACGTCCGCACGGCGTACGAGAAAAGCATCCTGGTTAATCTCGCGAATAATTTATTGCTAACGGCTATGTTCATGGAAACTATCGGTTTCATTTCTGTGTTGTTCTCTCTCGGGAATGCTAATAAAGAGGAAAtgaattcgttcgaaataagAGACAAACGGTCACAAAAACGCAAACGTAGATCCTTGATCTTCGAAGATAATCCacgaaatcgaatcgatttatcgCAAAATGAAGATATGTCTTTTCAAATGGAAACGCTTCGAAAAATGATGTTTATgtacgacgataaaaaataa